A window of the Parvularcula bermudensis HTCC2503 genome harbors these coding sequences:
- the murJ gene encoding murein biosynthesis integral membrane protein MurJ, whose product MARSILKSLATVSGLTMASRVLGFARQMLLAAVIGAGNPVADAFWVAFRLPNMFRRLLAEGAFHAAFVPLFQGKEVKEGHEAARRFAEDILAWQIIILTGLTAAVMIFTPIFVGVIATGFLDDPERLNLTVLYTRIMFPYLACMSLVGIYAGMLNALQRFAAAAAAPLLLNLALIGGILLYADQPVAVTGQAAAWAVLVGGLLQLAALIFAAQRSSLLLRLRLPRFNKHVRRLVVLGAPGFIGAGALQINGIVGTNVASRQDGANSWLAFADQLYQLPLSMIGIALGIVLMPTISRAVKADDQKGAMRSLNRGMEIALFLSLPAAAALIVIPDLICAALFQDLAGLATRAIGAGGSAFGDTDVDRTGVALMIFGWGLPAFVLQKIFAAAFFAREDTRTPMTFALVAIAINAALSISLFPVIGFLSVPLGTICASWTEVSLLASRLRHRGYLKPNKHFVSTLIKILVAVGALAATLLAAEAVRADLVALLFGQLWLYLALLVATAMLAYGGIAIVIGAVKPADWIGSRRSGTK is encoded by the coding sequence GTGGCGCGTAGCATTCTGAAATCACTGGCAACGGTCTCGGGGCTCACAATGGCCAGCCGGGTCCTCGGCTTTGCGCGACAAATGCTGTTAGCGGCGGTGATCGGCGCGGGGAATCCCGTGGCTGATGCCTTCTGGGTTGCGTTCCGCTTGCCCAATATGTTTCGCCGTCTGCTGGCCGAGGGGGCGTTCCACGCCGCCTTCGTGCCCCTGTTCCAAGGCAAGGAAGTGAAAGAAGGGCACGAGGCAGCTCGGCGTTTCGCGGAGGACATCCTGGCGTGGCAGATCATCATCCTCACCGGCCTGACGGCGGCGGTGATGATCTTTACCCCAATCTTCGTGGGCGTGATCGCCACTGGCTTCCTCGACGACCCAGAACGACTGAACCTCACGGTTCTTTATACCCGGATCATGTTCCCTTACCTGGCGTGTATGTCGCTCGTCGGCATCTATGCCGGAATGCTCAACGCCTTACAGCGATTTGCCGCGGCCGCGGCGGCCCCTCTCCTCCTCAACCTTGCCCTGATCGGCGGCATCCTTCTTTACGCGGATCAACCCGTGGCGGTCACGGGGCAAGCCGCCGCCTGGGCCGTTCTGGTTGGCGGCCTATTGCAATTAGCCGCCCTCATCTTTGCCGCCCAACGGTCATCCTTACTTTTGCGCTTGCGGTTGCCGCGGTTTAACAAGCATGTTCGCCGCCTGGTGGTCCTTGGGGCGCCAGGCTTTATTGGGGCGGGGGCCCTGCAAATCAACGGCATTGTGGGGACCAATGTCGCCTCTCGCCAAGATGGGGCGAACTCCTGGCTCGCCTTTGCCGATCAACTCTATCAATTACCGCTATCGATGATTGGCATTGCCTTGGGGATCGTCCTGATGCCGACGATCAGTCGAGCCGTCAAAGCGGACGACCAGAAAGGGGCCATGCGGTCCTTGAATAGGGGGATGGAGATTGCGCTCTTCCTCTCTCTCCCCGCCGCCGCGGCCCTGATCGTCATTCCGGACTTGATCTGTGCCGCTCTTTTTCAAGACCTTGCGGGCCTCGCTACGCGGGCGATCGGGGCCGGCGGATCGGCCTTTGGCGATACAGATGTCGACCGGACGGGTGTCGCCCTGATGATCTTCGGCTGGGGCCTTCCCGCCTTTGTCCTTCAGAAGATTTTCGCCGCCGCTTTCTTCGCCCGGGAAGACACGCGGACGCCCATGACATTTGCGCTGGTGGCAATTGCCATCAATGCGGCGCTGTCGATTTCCCTGTTCCCTGTGATTGGCTTTTTATCCGTGCCCTTGGGGACGATCTGCGCCTCCTGGACCGAGGTGAGCCTTTTGGCGAGCCGCCTTCGGCATCGCGGCTATCTCAAGCCGAATAAGCATTTTGTCTCCACACTCATCAAAATCCTTGTGGCGGTTGGCGCGCTGGCGGCGACCCTGCTCGCCGCCGAGGCGGTACGCGCCGATCTCGTCGCTCTCCTCTTTGGGCAATTATGGCTCTATCTGGCGCTGCTGGTGGCAACGGCCATGCTCGCCTATGGCGGGATAGCGATCGTGATCGGGGCGGTGAAGCCCGCCGACTGGATCGGCTCCCGACGGTCCGGTACGAAATAA
- a CDS encoding O-antigen ligase family protein has translation MLPIRASLSALFFLVLIGASLLVGADAAVPKLALSSGLLLIGGVIVGRGPFQMSPRLLAFGGAGGLAIVLSQGGGGHLVGALPDLFALCAAAALVLGFASLGAETRRLRNQALNGIGWSLLLVILIGVFGYLIDPGRVLGAEKSFHLSRLTGTYLSANSAATLYGMAACLAVAGLGRALSSDQPWPERMARAGPLPYLLLLAAVSALMMTGSRAGIVASTVGVVATLVGLRRRFPWRATSGVMLGALLFGSLIAALLGGDSAPDRVVGLGATDSGRGLLWSACLQAIREAPLFGHGMGAFQTALSPHITLETAPLLSQQGAAHQWLLQWLVQAGIVGTLGGVAVLLTGIVAGLAGLRDQPAPTASAAALGASTVLLLHGLVDYGAEIPANLWWWAAILGLGAGAARRPATPKAPLGDSGA, from the coding sequence ATGCTCCCCATCCGCGCTTCTTTATCGGCTCTTTTCTTTCTCGTCTTGATCGGGGCGAGCCTGCTGGTGGGGGCTGACGCCGCTGTGCCAAAGCTCGCTTTATCATCGGGGCTCCTGCTGATTGGCGGGGTCATTGTGGGGCGGGGGCCGTTTCAGATGTCACCGCGCCTTTTGGCGTTCGGGGGGGCTGGCGGCCTCGCCATCGTCCTCAGCCAGGGGGGTGGGGGGCATTTGGTCGGCGCCTTGCCGGATCTTTTCGCGCTCTGCGCCGCGGCGGCCCTCGTCTTGGGATTTGCCAGTCTTGGGGCCGAGACGCGTCGGCTCAGAAACCAGGCTCTTAATGGGATCGGGTGGTCGCTCCTCCTCGTGATCCTGATTGGAGTCTTTGGGTATTTGATCGATCCGGGGCGCGTCTTAGGTGCGGAGAAGAGCTTTCATCTGTCCCGCCTGACCGGCACCTATTTGTCCGCTAACAGTGCGGCCACTCTTTATGGGATGGCGGCCTGTCTCGCGGTCGCGGGGCTTGGCCGCGCGCTATCCAGCGACCAGCCCTGGCCCGAACGGATGGCGCGCGCCGGGCCTCTCCCCTATCTGCTGCTGCTTGCGGCGGTGTCAGCCTTGATGATGACCGGCTCGCGGGCAGGCATTGTGGCGAGCACGGTTGGGGTCGTGGCGACGCTGGTGGGATTGCGCCGTCGGTTTCCCTGGCGTGCCACTTCGGGCGTGATGCTGGGCGCGCTTCTCTTTGGCTCTCTCATCGCCGCCCTGTTGGGCGGTGACAGCGCCCCGGACCGGGTCGTCGGCCTTGGTGCCACCGATTCCGGCCGCGGCCTCCTGTGGTCGGCCTGCCTTCAGGCCATCAGGGAGGCCCCGCTTTTCGGCCATGGCATGGGCGCCTTCCAAACCGCATTGTCGCCACATATCACCCTGGAAACAGCTCCCTTGTTGAGCCAACAGGGCGCGGCCCACCAATGGCTTCTTCAATGGCTCGTTCAAGCGGGTATCGTGGGGACCTTGGGCGGCGTTGCCGTTCTCCTCACCGGGATCGTGGCGGGCCTTGCGGGTCTGCGGGATCAACCGGCCCCCACGGCGAGTGCCGCTGCGCTCGGGGCCAGTACTGTGCTGCTCCTGCATGGGCTTGTGGATTACGGCGCGGAGATCCCGGCCAATCTCTGGTGGTGGGCCGCGATTCTCGGCCTTGGGGCCGGGGCGGCTCGCAGGCCGGCGACCCCAAAAGCGCCGCTGGGAGACAGCGGCGCCTGA
- a CDS encoding carboxymuconolactone decarboxylase family protein has protein sequence MSIEALRDQLPDYAKDIRLNLGSLAADGPLNDQQKWGTFVASALASRHEGTIKAIVAEAEGKLSEEAMTAAKAAATIMGMNNVYYRFVHLVSEKTYSTMPANLRMTVIGKPGVDKIDFELWCLAVSAINGCGMCIDSHDAVVRKSGITTEQVQTAVRIASVVHAAAATLDGEAALS, from the coding sequence ATGTCGATTGAAGCTCTTCGCGACCAGTTACCCGATTACGCCAAGGACATTCGTCTCAATCTCGGCTCTCTCGCCGCTGATGGGCCGTTAAACGACCAGCAAAAATGGGGAACCTTCGTCGCCTCGGCCCTCGCCTCCCGTCACGAAGGCACGATCAAAGCGATTGTCGCCGAAGCGGAAGGGAAATTGAGTGAAGAAGCGATGACCGCCGCGAAGGCGGCGGCGACGATCATGGGCATGAACAATGTCTATTATCGCTTCGTGCACCTCGTTTCCGAAAAGACCTACAGCACCATGCCCGCCAATCTGCGGATGACGGTCATCGGCAAACCCGGTGTCGACAAGATCGATTTCGAGCTCTGGTGCCTTGCCGTCTCCGCCATCAATGGGTGCGGCATGTGCATCGACAGCCACGATGCCGTTGTCCGCAAAAGCGGGATCACGACCGAACAAGTGCAAACCGCCGTGCGGATTGCGTCCGTCGTGCATGCCGCCGCTGCAACCCTCGACGGTGAAGCGGCCTTAAGCTGA
- a CDS encoding peroxiredoxin, producing MLGIGDKLPEFKVVGVKPGFNNIEEGGESAFEDLTQDSFSGKWKVIYFYPKDFTFVCPTEIAEFGRLAKEFEDRDAVVLGGSTDNEFCKLAWRRDHPDLDKHPAWQFADTLGHLVDGLGIRSDEGVALRATFIVDPHNVIQHVYVNNLSVGRNPQDTLRVLDALQTDELCPCNRPLGGDTL from the coding sequence ATGCTCGGAATTGGCGATAAGCTTCCTGAGTTCAAAGTCGTCGGCGTCAAGCCAGGCTTCAACAATATCGAAGAAGGCGGCGAGAGCGCCTTCGAAGACCTCACGCAAGATAGCTTCTCGGGGAAATGGAAAGTCATCTATTTCTATCCGAAAGACTTTACCTTCGTGTGCCCGACCGAGATCGCCGAATTCGGTCGTCTGGCGAAAGAATTCGAAGATCGCGACGCCGTGGTGCTCGGCGGCTCCACCGATAACGAATTCTGCAAACTCGCATGGCGCCGTGATCACCCTGATCTCGACAAGCACCCCGCCTGGCAATTCGCCGATACGCTGGGCCATCTTGTCGACGGTCTTGGCATTCGGTCCGACGAGGGCGTCGCCCTGCGTGCGACATTCATCGTCGACCCACATAACGTTATCCAGCACGTTTATGTGAACAATCTAAGTGTCGGGCGGAACCCTCAGGACACATTGCGTGTTCTGGATGCTCTACAGACCGACGAGCTCTGTCCCTGCAACCGCCCACTCGGCGGCGACACGCTCTAA
- a CDS encoding hydrogen peroxide-inducible genes activator, translating to MLPTLRQLQFFQSLVRNRSFGRAAVDCAVSQSTLSAGIKELETILGAQLVDRSSRQFQLTPLGETVADRGEEILNLAQDLMRVAEARPLLSGDLRLGLIPTIGPYLLTDMLPPLKRDYPALRLFLREDLTEGLLSSLKAGDIDIAVLAMPVEVEGFDTLIFAEDPFLFACAQDHPLAGRKTLSPQELSDQRLLLLEDGHCLRDHALDACELRSRDTVDTFGATSLFTLTQMVAGGLGTTLLPKIAVDHGLAAFSGLAAVPIVEAAGTVPSRDLGLAWRRNSGREADARALADMMAELLPMRG from the coding sequence ATGTTACCAACGCTGAGGCAACTGCAATTCTTTCAGAGCCTGGTGCGCAACCGGTCTTTCGGTCGTGCAGCGGTGGATTGCGCCGTGTCCCAATCCACGCTTTCCGCCGGGATCAAGGAGCTTGAGACGATCCTCGGTGCTCAATTGGTCGACCGGTCGTCACGGCAATTCCAGCTCACCCCCCTGGGGGAGACCGTTGCCGATCGCGGGGAGGAGATCCTGAATCTCGCCCAAGACCTGATGCGGGTCGCCGAGGCACGACCGCTCTTGTCGGGGGATTTGCGGCTCGGCTTGATCCCGACGATCGGTCCCTATCTGCTGACCGATATGCTGCCGCCCTTAAAGCGGGACTATCCGGCACTGCGGCTCTTTCTGCGTGAGGATCTGACGGAAGGTCTGCTCTCCTCGCTGAAGGCGGGGGACATCGATATTGCGGTCCTCGCCATGCCCGTGGAGGTGGAGGGGTTCGATACGCTGATCTTTGCCGAAGACCCCTTTTTGTTCGCCTGTGCCCAGGATCACCCGCTTGCCGGGCGAAAGACCCTCAGTCCGCAAGAGTTGAGTGATCAGCGGCTTCTCCTGCTTGAGGACGGGCATTGTCTAAGGGACCATGCCCTCGATGCCTGCGAACTGCGCTCGCGGGACACCGTCGATACCTTTGGGGCAACGAGCCTGTTCACGCTGACCCAGATGGTTGCAGGCGGTCTTGGCACGACGCTTCTGCCGAAGATTGCCGTCGATCACGGCCTCGCCGCCTTCAGTGGCCTTGCCGCCGTTCCGATTGTCGAGGCGGCCGGGACGGTTCCCTCACGGGATCTCGGCTTAGCCTGGCGCCGGAACTCAGGCCGCGAGGCCGATGCGCGGGCATTGGCCGATATGATGGCCGAGCTCTTGCCCATGCGCGGCTAA
- a CDS encoding AI-2E family transporter has product MTDHRPPGTPPVNEMATAFYGLGVGVIIFFIFWVAKGVILPFIMAILLSFLIVSTKNFIERLPAIGRLLPDTASFILAFAVIAIILLIMALIIRENVQAVISKAPEYQTRLTVILTNFVTWAGKVPYLPSDAVGMIEEIIDGFRNGIVPSSVSDPTPGTTGDTLRRSAFRAAQSIVRTATGTASNLLGSIVTVFLYTAFLLVERGRFSRKLTALAGAPSRRHELDAVISDISRLVRTYIATKSVINLSVATISFVIMSIIGIDFAGFWALLIFVFGFIPIIGAVIAVMAPTLLALIQPDGSLSKAVLTLIMLTGTEQMISSFVEPRVMGRNLNLSPLVILISLAVWGSIWGLVGMLLSVPLTVVALIVSSQFQATRPLAILLSDNGEVAPIRTDR; this is encoded by the coding sequence ATGACAGACCATCGCCCCCCCGGCACGCCGCCCGTGAACGAGATGGCCACGGCGTTTTATGGCCTGGGGGTTGGGGTCATCATCTTTTTCATCTTTTGGGTGGCGAAGGGGGTCATCCTGCCCTTTATCATGGCGATCCTCCTGTCGTTCTTGATCGTCTCGACAAAGAATTTCATCGAGAGGCTGCCGGCGATCGGCCGGCTGCTTCCCGACACAGCGTCTTTCATCCTCGCCTTCGCCGTCATTGCCATCATCCTCTTGATCATGGCCCTGATCATTCGTGAGAATGTCCAAGCGGTGATTTCCAAAGCCCCGGAATATCAAACGCGGCTCACAGTGATTTTAACCAACTTTGTGACCTGGGCCGGAAAGGTCCCCTATCTGCCCAGCGATGCCGTGGGGATGATTGAAGAGATCATCGATGGGTTCCGCAACGGCATCGTCCCCTCGAGCGTTTCGGACCCCACACCGGGAACCACCGGCGACACGCTGCGGCGAAGTGCCTTTCGGGCGGCGCAGTCCATCGTGCGGACCGCCACCGGCACCGCCAGCAATCTTTTAGGCTCGATTGTCACGGTTTTTCTGTACACCGCTTTTTTGCTGGTCGAGCGAGGGCGGTTTTCGCGCAAATTGACGGCCCTGGCGGGGGCGCCCTCCCGTCGGCACGAACTGGATGCCGTGATTAGCGATATCAGCCGGTTGGTGCGCACCTATATCGCGACGAAATCGGTCATCAATCTCTCCGTCGCCACCATCTCTTTCGTGATCATGAGTATCATCGGCATTGATTTCGCCGGGTTCTGGGCCCTCTTGATCTTCGTCTTCGGGTTCATTCCGATTATCGGGGCGGTGATCGCCGTGATGGCACCGACGCTTCTGGCGCTGATCCAGCCGGACGGGTCCCTCAGCAAGGCCGTCTTGACCCTTATCATGCTGACCGGGACGGAGCAGATGATCAGTAGCTTTGTCGAGCCGCGGGTCATGGGCCGCAATCTCAACCTCTCGCCCCTGGTCATTTTGATCTCCCTCGCGGTTTGGGGATCGATCTGGGGGCTTGTGGGCATGCTCCTCTCCGTCCCCCTGACGGTCGTCGCCCTGATCGTCTCAAGCCAGTTCCAGGCAACCCGGCCGCTGGCGATCCTCCTCTCCGACAATGGCGAGGTGGCGCCGATCCGCACCGATCGTTAG
- a CDS encoding aminotransferase class I/II-fold pyridoxal phosphate-dependent enzyme, with the protein MVKAARAAGRDIIDLSMGSPDMQAAPQVIETLRERVYDEDASRYSDSRGILPLRQACADYYDQRFGVALNPDTQVVATLGSKNAFANLAFAITAPGDLICCPNPSYPIHMFGFVMAGGSVRHLPAEPSEEVFRAAERTIRFSVPKPIALILNYPSNPTTITAEIGFYEEAVRFAKKHDLFLLSDLAYAEVYEGTPPPSLLQVEGAMDISVEFTSASKSFNMAGWRMGFAVGNEDLIAALTRVKSYLDYGSFGPIQQACTVALQDWQSITDDVRAHYRSRRRALHKAAEEAGWHIPRSETTMFAWTPLPKGETDSLAFCRRMVAEAGVALSPGVGFGEGGEGHVRIALVADEARLAEAAQRVGRAL; encoded by the coding sequence ATGGTGAAGGCAGCCCGCGCCGCCGGGCGGGATATCATCGATTTGTCGATGGGAAGCCCGGACATGCAGGCCGCGCCGCAAGTCATCGAGACCCTACGGGAACGCGTCTATGACGAGGACGCCTCACGCTATTCGGACAGCCGGGGAATCCTGCCCCTGCGCCAGGCCTGCGCCGATTATTACGACCAACGGTTCGGCGTGGCCTTGAACCCAGACACCCAGGTCGTGGCGACCCTTGGCTCGAAGAACGCGTTTGCCAACCTTGCCTTTGCGATCACGGCGCCGGGCGATTTGATCTGTTGTCCGAACCCATCCTACCCTATCCACATGTTCGGCTTCGTCATGGCGGGCGGTTCGGTCCGCCACTTGCCCGCCGAGCCGAGCGAGGAAGTCTTCCGGGCGGCAGAGCGCACCATCCGCTTCAGCGTGCCAAAGCCCATCGCCCTCATCCTCAACTATCCGTCCAACCCCACCACCATCACGGCGGAGATTGGCTTTTACGAAGAGGCCGTCCGCTTTGCGAAAAAGCATGACCTCTTCCTCCTCTCCGACCTTGCCTATGCCGAGGTCTATGAGGGGACCCCCCCGCCGTCCCTGTTACAGGTCGAGGGGGCGATGGACATTTCGGTGGAGTTCACCTCAGCGTCGAAGAGTTTCAACATGGCGGGCTGGCGGATGGGCTTTGCCGTGGGAAATGAGGATTTGATCGCGGCATTGACCCGGGTGAAGTCCTATCTCGATTATGGCTCCTTCGGGCCGATCCAGCAGGCATGCACCGTGGCGCTGCAGGATTGGCAATCGATCACCGACGATGTGCGGGCGCATTATCGGTCGCGCCGTCGGGCGCTGCACAAGGCGGCGGAAGAAGCCGGGTGGCATATCCCGCGATCGGAAACGACCATGTTCGCCTGGACTCCCTTGCCCAAGGGGGAGACCGATAGCCTCGCCTTTTGCCGCCGCATGGTCGCCGAGGCGGGCGTCGCGTTGAGCCCGGGGGTTGGCTTTGGCGAAGGGGGCGAGGGGCATGTGCGGATTGCCCTTGTCGCCGATGAAGCGCGGCTGGCCGAAGCGGCCCAACGGGTGGGCCGAGCCCTTTAA
- a CDS encoding SMP-30/gluconolactonase/LRE family protein, with product MPTPMPPIERIPLPLPAPEDVVVAEGGQVYTALRDDGVLVELPSGGSSARVCAEIGGRGLGVELYGDGRLLVCNATMGLQAVDPVTGRVESLLSQIDGRPIGVCNNASVGRDGTVYFSESSRVHPLDHYRRDLIENTRSGQLLRWRPGTAPEPLLSGIAFANGVVLSPEEDFVLLAETGLCQIHRYWLSGPRAGQADLFAALPGFPDNLSLGTDGLFWAAIAAPRVATAEAIHKLPRPLRALIARLPESLGPQAEKTCEVMAFDGEGQVVHHLRGDASRFHQVSGVREHNGVLWLGSIEEEALGRVVLR from the coding sequence ATGCCGACGCCAATGCCGCCAATCGAGCGTATTCCCCTCCCTTTGCCGGCCCCTGAAGATGTGGTGGTGGCCGAAGGGGGGCAGGTCTATACCGCCCTTCGCGATGATGGCGTTCTGGTCGAGTTGCCCTCGGGGGGAAGCTCAGCCCGGGTTTGTGCCGAAATCGGCGGGCGGGGGCTCGGTGTTGAGCTCTATGGCGATGGGCGCCTCCTCGTCTGTAACGCGACAATGGGGCTTCAAGCCGTCGATCCGGTCACCGGCCGGGTCGAAAGTCTTCTCTCCCAGATCGATGGCCGCCCCATCGGCGTCTGCAACAATGCCAGCGTGGGTCGGGATGGGACGGTCTATTTCTCTGAATCCTCGCGGGTTCACCCTCTCGATCATTACCGCCGAGATTTGATCGAGAATACGCGATCGGGCCAATTGCTGCGGTGGCGTCCCGGCACTGCGCCGGAGCCCTTGCTGTCGGGTATCGCCTTTGCCAATGGCGTGGTGCTCAGTCCGGAGGAAGACTTTGTTCTCCTCGCCGAAACCGGTCTTTGTCAGATTCACCGCTATTGGCTCTCGGGGCCCAGGGCGGGGCAAGCCGACCTCTTTGCGGCGCTGCCGGGCTTTCCAGATAATTTGTCTTTGGGAACGGATGGATTGTTCTGGGCGGCCATCGCGGCGCCCCGGGTGGCGACCGCCGAGGCGATCCATAAACTTCCCCGCCCCTTACGAGCCCTGATCGCCCGCCTGCCAGAATCCCTCGGTCCGCAGGCGGAGAAAACCTGCGAGGTGATGGCCTTCGACGGCGAGGGGCAGGTTGTTCATCACCTGCGCGGGGATGCGTCCCGGTTCCATCAGGTCTCCGGGGTGAGGGAGCACAATGGCGTGCTTTGGCTCGGGAGCATCGAAGAAGAGGCGCTCGGGCGCGTTGTGCTTCGCTAG
- the leuB gene encoding 3-isopropylmalate dehydrogenase: protein MSRTVRLTILPGDGIGPEVTDAAISVLTAVAPDAGLSLAIDRCPFGGAGIDATGNPLPEQTLKSCVSADAILLGAVGGPKYDEAARHQGAPRPEQGLLGLRKELELFANLRPSKLFEGLEAASPLRRDIVADTDILIVRELTGGVYFGDHREGTDVASDIMPYSREEVDRVARVAFEAAKGRNGRLTSVDKANVLATSRLWRAVVDDVAKDYPTVTVDHVLVDAMAMHLVTKPASFDVVVTENLFGDILSDELSAIVGSIGLAPSASLGTPDTPGLFEPIHGSAPDIAGQGIANPIGTILSAAMLLRHGLKADAAAERIETAVSTVLKQGLRTKDLGGDADTAAATSAILAAL, encoded by the coding sequence ATGAGCCGTACCGTGCGGTTGACAATCCTACCCGGCGACGGGATTGGGCCCGAAGTGACCGACGCAGCAATCAGTGTCCTGACGGCGGTTGCCCCCGATGCGGGTCTTTCGCTCGCCATCGACCGATGCCCCTTTGGCGGCGCAGGAATCGATGCGACGGGCAATCCGCTCCCTGAGCAAACGCTCAAATCCTGCGTGTCGGCTGACGCGATATTGCTGGGGGCCGTGGGCGGCCCGAAATACGACGAGGCAGCGCGGCATCAAGGCGCCCCGCGGCCCGAACAGGGCCTGTTGGGCCTTCGTAAGGAGCTGGAGTTGTTTGCCAATCTTCGGCCCTCGAAATTGTTCGAAGGTCTTGAGGCCGCCTCTCCATTGAGGAGGGATATCGTTGCGGACACAGATATTCTTATCGTCAGGGAGCTGACCGGCGGGGTCTATTTCGGCGACCACCGCGAAGGGACCGATGTCGCCAGCGATATCATGCCCTATAGCCGTGAAGAGGTTGACCGAGTGGCCCGCGTTGCCTTCGAGGCGGCCAAGGGCCGTAACGGGCGCCTGACCTCTGTGGACAAAGCAAATGTCCTTGCCACCTCACGTTTGTGGCGAGCCGTTGTCGACGACGTTGCCAAGGACTATCCGACCGTCACGGTCGACCATGTACTGGTGGACGCCATGGCCATGCACCTCGTCACCAAACCGGCAAGCTTTGACGTGGTGGTGACGGAAAATCTGTTTGGGGACATCCTGTCCGATGAATTGTCCGCCATCGTCGGATCGATCGGCCTTGCGCCGTCAGCCAGTCTTGGGACCCCTGACACGCCGGGTCTGTTCGAGCCCATTCACGGGTCGGCCCCCGACATTGCCGGTCAGGGGATCGCCAATCCCATCGGAACGATCCTGTCTGCGGCCATGTTGCTGCGCCATGGGCTGAAGGCGGATGCCGCGGCGGAGCGTATCGAGACGGCGGTGTCGACCGTCTTGAAGCAAGGTCTACGGACGAAGGATCTCGGCGGCGATGCCGATACGGCGGCGGCGACCTCGGCGATTCTCGCGGCCCTTTGA
- the leuD gene encoding 3-isopropylmalate dehydratase small subunit, translating into MSFAPFRVVTSRTIGLPTTNIDTDQIIPARFLTTTDRDGLGEAAFRDWRFTDKDEPTDHVLNTVDRETHKIIVAGDNFGCGSSREHAAWALTAYGVRAVISTSFGDIFKSNATKNGLLPVEVDEAILARLLEDEGGEVTIDLEAAELRFGNHVIPFETEPFARQCLLEGTDPLGALLLALPAIEEFEREKHR; encoded by the coding sequence ATGAGTTTTGCCCCCTTTCGTGTCGTCACAAGCCGGACCATTGGCTTGCCGACGACCAATATCGACACCGACCAGATCATCCCCGCCCGGTTCCTCACCACCACGGATCGCGATGGGCTGGGCGAGGCCGCGTTCCGCGATTGGCGCTTCACCGACAAGGATGAGCCGACCGATCATGTTCTGAATACGGTCGACCGGGAAACCCACAAGATCATCGTGGCCGGGGATAATTTCGGTTGCGGAAGCTCCCGCGAGCATGCCGCCTGGGCTCTGACCGCCTATGGCGTCCGAGCTGTCATCTCGACGTCCTTCGGCGATATTTTCAAGTCAAATGCCACGAAGAACGGCCTTCTCCCCGTTGAGGTGGACGAGGCCATTCTCGCCCGACTCCTTGAGGATGAAGGCGGCGAGGTGACGATTGACCTCGAAGCCGCCGAATTGCGGTTCGGCAATCACGTCATTCCGTTCGAGACCGAGCCATTCGCCCGGCAATGTTTGTTAGAGGGAACAGATCCGCTCGGCGCCCTCCTCCTGGCCCTGCCGGCGATCGAAGAGTTCGAACGGGAGAAGCATCGATGA